Proteins encoded within one genomic window of Brachybacterium muris:
- the rplK gene encoding 50S ribosomal protein L11, translated as MAPKKKIASIIKLQIQAGQATPAPPVGPALGAAGVNMMEFVKAYNDRTADMRGNIVPVEITVYEDRSFTFITKTPPAAELIKKAAGLQKGSATPHTDKVGKITQAQVREIAETKMPDLNANDIEAAAKIVAGTARSMGITVED; from the coding sequence ATGGCTCCCAAGAAGAAGATCGCGAGCATCATCAAGCTCCAGATCCAGGCCGGCCAGGCCACCCCTGCGCCGCCCGTGGGTCCCGCGCTCGGCGCTGCCGGCGTGAACATGATGGAGTTCGTCAAGGCCTACAACGATCGCACTGCCGACATGCGCGGCAACATTGTGCCGGTCGAGATCACGGTGTACGAGGACCGCTCGTTCACTTTCATCACCAAGACCCCCCCGGCCGCCGAGCTGATCAAGAAGGCCGCGGGCCTGCAGAAGGGCTCCGCGACGCCGCACACCGACAAGGTCGGCAAGATCACCCAGGCACAGGTCCGCGAGATCGCGGAGACCAAGATGCCTGATCTGAACGCGAACGACATCGAGGCCGCGGCGAAGATCGTCGCCGGCACCGCTCGTTCCATGGGCATCACGGTGGAGGACTGA
- the rplA gene encoding 50S ribosomal protein L1 codes for MAFRSKAYKDAAAKIEDGRLYSPLDALRLAQKTSPSKFDASVEVAMRLGVDPRKADQMVRGTVNLPHGTGKTARVIVFATGPQADAAREAGADEVGDDELIEKVAGGWTDFDAAVATPNLMGKVGRLGRVLGPRGLMPNPKTGTVTMDTAKAVSDIKGGKIEFRTDRAANLHYMIGKASFTDQQLVENYVAALDEILRLKPSSSKGRYITKITVSTTMGPGIPVDVNRTRNLTEDTDEA; via the coding sequence ATGGCATTCCGCAGCAAGGCATACAAGGACGCCGCCGCCAAGATCGAGGACGGCCGCCTCTACTCGCCGCTGGACGCCCTGCGTCTGGCCCAGAAGACCAGCCCGTCGAAGTTCGACGCCTCGGTCGAGGTCGCGATGCGTCTGGGCGTGGACCCGCGCAAGGCCGACCAGATGGTGCGCGGCACCGTCAACCTGCCCCACGGCACCGGTAAGACGGCCCGCGTGATCGTGTTCGCCACCGGCCCCCAGGCCGACGCCGCCCGTGAGGCCGGCGCCGACGAGGTGGGCGACGACGAGCTGATCGAGAAGGTCGCCGGCGGCTGGACCGACTTCGACGCGGCCGTGGCCACGCCGAACCTGATGGGCAAGGTCGGTCGTCTGGGCCGCGTGCTGGGCCCCCGTGGCCTGATGCCGAACCCCAAGACCGGCACCGTCACCATGGACACCGCCAAGGCCGTGTCCGACATCAAGGGCGGCAAGATCGAGTTCCGCACCGACCGTGCGGCGAACCTGCACTACATGATCGGCAAGGCCTCCTTCACCGATCAGCAGCTGGTGGAGAACTATGTCGCAGCGCTCGACGAGATCCTGCGTCTGAAGCCGTCCTCCTCCAAGGGCCGCTACATCACCAAGATCACCGTGTCCACCACCATGGGCCCGGGCATCCCGGTCGACGTGAACCGTACGCGCAACCTCACCGAGGACACCGACGAGGCCTGA
- the nusG gene encoding transcription termination/antitermination protein NusG: MSDPNAPREDSYDDIDDTLSFSSSPQAGSAPADDDAPADAEQADVDEQTVDETLDTFDAVDPDGEGLGVSADAEDALEAGEVADPEAQADAAADEDTPAADTESEEPEEEDPLAVLKRELRSSLGEWYVVHSYSGHENRVKTQLTTRIETQDMEEYIFQVEVPMEDATEVKAGQKKVVRRVRVPGYVLVRMDLTDESWRVVRDTPGVTGFVGNATDPTPLTFDEIFSLLAPSVGLPEKKRSASAAKAAAQKMPAFEVGESVTVMDGPFETMPATISEIHTESQKLQVLVSIFGRETPVELGFDQVAKI, encoded by the coding sequence GTGAGCGACCCGAACGCACCGCGCGAGGACTCCTACGACGACATCGACGACACCCTGTCGTTCTCGTCCTCCCCGCAGGCGGGCAGCGCCCCCGCCGACGATGACGCACCGGCCGATGCCGAGCAGGCAGACGTCGACGAGCAGACCGTGGACGAGACCCTGGACACCTTCGACGCCGTCGACCCCGATGGCGAGGGGCTCGGCGTGAGCGCCGACGCCGAGGACGCTCTGGAGGCCGGCGAGGTCGCCGACCCCGAGGCGCAGGCCGACGCCGCCGCCGACGAGGACACCCCCGCAGCGGACACCGAGTCCGAGGAGCCCGAGGAGGAGGACCCGCTGGCGGTCCTCAAGCGCGAGCTGCGCTCCTCCCTCGGCGAGTGGTACGTCGTCCACTCCTACTCCGGCCACGAGAACCGTGTGAAGACCCAGCTCACCACCCGTATCGAGACCCAGGACATGGAGGAGTACATCTTCCAGGTCGAGGTCCCGATGGAGGACGCCACCGAGGTCAAGGCCGGCCAGAAGAAGGTCGTGCGCCGGGTGCGCGTGCCCGGCTACGTGCTGGTGCGCATGGACCTGACCGATGAGTCCTGGCGAGTGGTGCGCGACACCCCCGGTGTGACCGGCTTCGTGGGCAACGCCACCGATCCCACCCCGCTGACCTTCGACGAGATCTTCTCGCTGCTGGCCCCCTCCGTGGGCCTGCCGGAGAAGAAGCGCAGCGCCTCGGCCGCCAAGGCCGCCGCGCAGAAGATGCCGGCCTTCGAGGTGGGCGAGTCCGTCACCGTTATGGACGGTCCCTTCGAGACCATGCCGGCCACCATCTCCGAGATCCACACCGAGAGCCAGAAGCTCCAGGTGCTGGTCTCCATCTTCGGCCGGGAGACCCCGGTCGAGCTCGGTTTCGATCAGGTCGCCAAGATCTGA
- a CDS encoding S8 family serine peptidase, with product MPFRPVRRLSAFTGALLIGTLGLGMTAVHAAPEPPAAPAPVEESATERISVIVLLKDQPSSLSIDGEKGRLQAQQGLADAWAGKYDLELDRQFGYLVNGFSATIPAGELHTLALEPEVASVRRERVYERTEHTARDLHGVPTAFEQHGLDGTGMVISVVDSGIDPAHPAMRLDDCGAAAIQEINDTPEAGFNCKVPSGYNYADENFVVKDATVDAHGQHVAGIAAANGSPGDEPTDVTETGTIDGVAPNAQILAMKVFSNTGGGAADSDIVAAIEDSVKLDADVINMSLGSPNGQKNASDAAGLAIDAARDAGVLTVIAAGNDGQNFSPTAVDDDAFGLYDDGTVGAPGTQGSALTVASVDNTVLTQKLAFIGDSPEGIGYSVATGEPADGQDHEIVDIGLATAADVQGVQLDGAWALIERGEITFTEKYENAIAAGAGGVVVFNSEPGTFGMAGVDTFTIPGITVSRDDGLAVRAAAEAGSTTIRVTEEVAVAASPSGLTPSDFTSWGSTPSLDFEPEIAGIGGNVYSTYNDGTYGLNSGTSMASPNVAGLSALVMQHLDEIAPELSGAERVDLATVLLMNTAMIPVDDAGVPYSPRQIGAGLAQVDKAVDSDVIATVDGEGAAALREIDGSASFTVTLRNFGDTEAAFSVPASQQVLVETNAAGAETTVRVTGGSLSADTDTVAVPAGGTATVAFTLTHGAEGFVGGWAAFESTTDGQPSLTVPYLGFAGDWNAEDIVLPAGQDFIQAGLRSELVGGYGNGVVPLNQAFGELWLSPNGDGYLDTVAANLVVLRNASDIQYEVLDESGQSVKLLGQEQGVYRPILSQYLAAQDPRQLRWAGANFDGGTWDPQAADFTALPDGRYTYRVEARLSADQEPQTTDFSFGIDATAPVVTFGAYEGGTLTFTVEENGSGLLGLPAATAAGGQELPVVQAADGSYTIEVDPAQVPFVTVAVADLGLNEGVATHVFAESALLIPAAEQLATTVIGPGSPVVDEGKLMLSGYVSDDIAAVRAGGEGVEAVDGQFVLPVALTEGTQEILVEAVDAEGAVVQSQTLTVTYDSEAPVLTLTSPADGQTVTPAEDGSVTIAGTVTDTRDGAALTVTSGGQSAEVAEDGSFTLTLTPGADSPAVTLVASDGVNRASAAVPIAGREAAPTWAMPEITNAECILDQGACFVDGDTPDVNEDGSVFTLRGSYPAGGTITLYPGLRVGEDGTYPDRTPIEATIAEDGTFAADIPVRTGENRVRMVVTDAEGNVRYDRGVRIFFDVTAPTLEVAEPTLIDGTLYTADEQVTLAGTASDDGWGYRFALNDSVVLERFDLSSPGEQSNQRDFSTELTVADGDTLLVEFSDSNGNVLVGYVPVVLDQLAPEVTFEELTDGEVITEDREITVAAEDDNLATFLVGLDGEVVSSQATDLTVREHAFEDVLIDLRELEPFATAAAAEVEQTRLEAVVDTADLAPGEHTLTVISTDLAGNRTVESRVFTIDSRLEIEGPEAIELEVHRELLGDQAALADLALADLQAVLDGDAEAAEAAGATLSIAPNQVLVEGENTVTVIATDADGRTAERELTVTITLKEVTLTDGDVTATSTFRSDDALTARITTEDGDRVLTITNSEEFASLQSVITVPGVEGSSVIRVLPDGQEVAVPVTWADGTLTFEGPSKGTYRIVEPSAPGGPGDTPGGGAPGKPGDTPGGGTPGKPGDTPGEGKPGDTPGKPGEKPGGGKPGDTPGRGNDHRPGGPLARTGMEAWGMAAAALALLGGGALMVGLRRR from the coding sequence GTGCCCTTTCGTCCCGTTCGTCGTCTCAGCGCCTTCACCGGCGCCCTTCTGATCGGGACCCTCGGTCTCGGCATGACCGCGGTGCACGCCGCGCCGGAACCGCCCGCGGCCCCGGCCCCGGTGGAGGAGAGTGCGACCGAGCGCATCAGCGTCATCGTGCTGCTGAAGGACCAGCCGTCCTCCCTCTCCATCGACGGCGAGAAGGGCCGCCTGCAGGCGCAGCAGGGCCTGGCCGATGCCTGGGCCGGGAAGTACGACCTCGAGCTGGACCGCCAGTTCGGCTACCTGGTCAACGGCTTCTCCGCAACGATCCCCGCCGGCGAGCTGCACACCCTCGCCCTGGAGCCCGAGGTCGCCTCCGTGCGCCGCGAGCGGGTGTACGAGCGCACCGAGCACACCGCCCGTGACCTCCACGGTGTCCCCACCGCCTTCGAGCAGCACGGCCTGGACGGCACCGGCATGGTCATCTCCGTGGTGGACTCCGGCATCGACCCCGCCCACCCCGCGATGAGGTTGGACGACTGCGGTGCGGCCGCGATCCAGGAGATCAACGACACCCCAGAGGCGGGCTTCAACTGCAAGGTCCCCAGCGGCTACAACTACGCCGACGAGAACTTCGTGGTCAAGGACGCCACCGTCGACGCCCACGGCCAGCACGTGGCCGGCATCGCCGCCGCCAACGGTTCCCCGGGTGATGAGCCCACCGACGTCACCGAGACCGGCACCATCGACGGTGTCGCCCCGAATGCCCAGATCCTCGCGATGAAGGTGTTCTCCAACACTGGGGGAGGGGCCGCCGATTCCGACATCGTCGCCGCCATCGAGGACTCCGTGAAGCTTGATGCCGACGTGATCAACATGTCGCTCGGCTCGCCGAACGGACAGAAGAACGCCTCCGACGCCGCAGGCCTCGCGATCGACGCCGCCCGCGACGCCGGCGTGCTCACCGTGATCGCCGCCGGCAACGACGGGCAGAACTTCTCACCCACCGCCGTGGACGACGACGCGTTCGGCCTGTACGACGACGGCACGGTGGGCGCCCCCGGCACCCAGGGCTCCGCCCTCACCGTCGCTTCTGTCGACAACACCGTCCTCACCCAGAAGCTCGCCTTCATCGGCGATTCCCCCGAGGGCATCGGCTACTCCGTGGCCACCGGTGAGCCCGCCGATGGTCAGGACCACGAGATCGTGGACATCGGCCTGGCCACCGCGGCCGACGTCCAGGGCGTCCAGCTCGACGGTGCCTGGGCGCTGATCGAGCGTGGCGAGATCACGTTCACCGAGAAGTACGAGAACGCCATCGCCGCGGGTGCCGGCGGTGTGGTGGTGTTCAACAGCGAGCCCGGCACCTTCGGCATGGCCGGCGTGGACACCTTCACCATCCCCGGCATCACGGTGAGCCGCGACGACGGCCTGGCTGTCCGTGCTGCCGCCGAGGCCGGCAGCACCACCATCCGCGTCACCGAGGAGGTGGCCGTCGCGGCCAGCCCCTCCGGTCTCACCCCCTCCGATTTCACCTCCTGGGGCTCCACCCCCTCGCTGGACTTCGAGCCCGAGATCGCGGGTATCGGCGGCAACGTGTACTCCACCTACAACGACGGCACCTACGGTCTGAACTCGGGCACGTCCATGGCATCCCCGAACGTGGCCGGACTGTCGGCCCTGGTGATGCAGCACCTCGATGAGATCGCCCCGGAGCTCAGCGGCGCCGAGCGGGTGGACCTCGCCACCGTGCTGCTGATGAACACCGCCATGATCCCGGTGGACGATGCCGGCGTGCCCTACTCGCCCCGCCAGATCGGTGCGGGCCTCGCCCAGGTCGACAAGGCCGTGGACAGCGACGTCATCGCCACCGTGGACGGCGAAGGCGCAGCTGCCCTGCGTGAGATCGATGGCTCTGCGAGCTTCACCGTGACCCTGCGGAACTTCGGCGACACCGAGGCGGCCTTCTCCGTGCCCGCCTCCCAGCAGGTGCTGGTCGAGACCAACGCGGCCGGTGCCGAGACCACCGTGCGGGTGACCGGCGGCTCCCTCAGTGCCGACACCGACACCGTGGCGGTCCCCGCCGGCGGTACCGCGACCGTGGCCTTCACGCTGACCCACGGGGCCGAGGGCTTCGTGGGCGGTTGGGCAGCCTTCGAGTCCACCACCGACGGTCAGCCCTCGCTGACCGTCCCCTACCTGGGCTTCGCCGGTGACTGGAACGCCGAGGACATCGTCCTGCCTGCCGGTCAGGACTTCATCCAGGCTGGTCTGCGCAGCGAGCTGGTGGGCGGCTACGGCAACGGTGTGGTCCCCCTGAACCAGGCGTTCGGCGAGCTCTGGCTCTCCCCGAACGGTGACGGCTACCTCGACACCGTGGCCGCCAACCTGGTGGTCCTGCGCAACGCCTCCGACATCCAGTACGAGGTCCTGGACGAGTCCGGGCAGAGTGTGAAACTGCTCGGTCAGGAGCAGGGCGTGTACCGCCCGATCCTCTCCCAGTACCTGGCCGCGCAGGATCCCCGCCAGCTGCGCTGGGCCGGCGCCAACTTCGACGGCGGCACCTGGGACCCCCAGGCCGCTGACTTCACCGCACTGCCCGATGGCCGCTACACCTACCGCGTCGAGGCCCGCCTCAGCGCGGACCAGGAGCCTCAGACCACCGACTTCTCCTTCGGCATCGACGCCACCGCACCGGTGGTGACCTTCGGCGCCTACGAGGGCGGGACCCTCACCTTCACGGTGGAGGAGAACGGCTCGGGTCTGCTCGGCCTGCCCGCCGCGACCGCCGCAGGCGGCCAGGAACTGCCCGTGGTCCAGGCGGCCGACGGCAGCTACACCATCGAGGTGGACCCTGCGCAGGTGCCGTTCGTGACCGTGGCCGTTGCCGACCTCGGGCTCAACGAGGGCGTGGCGACCCATGTCTTCGCAGAGAGCGCCCTGCTGATCCCGGCTGCCGAGCAGCTGGCCACCACGGTCATCGGCCCGGGCTCACCCGTGGTGGACGAGGGCAAGCTGATGCTGTCCGGCTACGTCTCCGATGACATCGCCGCCGTCCGTGCCGGTGGCGAGGGCGTCGAGGCCGTCGACGGCCAGTTCGTGCTGCCGGTGGCCTTGACCGAGGGCACCCAGGAGATCCTGGTGGAGGCCGTGGACGCCGAGGGCGCCGTGGTCCAGTCGCAGACCCTCACCGTCACCTACGACTCCGAGGCGCCGGTGCTGACGCTCACCTCGCCGGCCGACGGCCAGACCGTCACCCCGGCAGAGGACGGCTCGGTCACCATCGCCGGCACCGTGACCGACACGCGTGACGGTGCAGCGCTCACCGTGACCTCCGGCGGCCAGTCCGCCGAGGTCGCCGAGGACGGCAGCTTCACCCTCACCCTCACGCCTGGGGCGGACTCACCTGCGGTGACCCTGGTGGCCTCCGACGGGGTCAACCGTGCCTCCGCTGCCGTGCCGATCGCCGGCCGTGAGGCAGCGCCCACCTGGGCGATGCCCGAGATCACCAACGCCGAGTGCATCCTCGACCAGGGCGCCTGCTTCGTGGACGGGGACACCCCGGACGTGAACGAGGACGGCAGCGTCTTCACCCTTCGCGGCTCGTACCCGGCCGGTGGCACCATCACCCTGTACCCGGGACTGCGCGTGGGCGAGGACGGCACCTACCCCGACCGCACGCCGATCGAGGCGACCATCGCCGAGGACGGTACCTTCGCCGCCGACATCCCCGTGCGCACCGGTGAGAACCGCGTGCGCATGGTGGTCACCGACGCCGAGGGGAACGTGCGCTACGACCGTGGCGTGCGGATCTTCTTCGACGTCACCGCCCCCACCCTGGAGGTGGCCGAGCCCACCCTGATCGACGGCACCCTCTACACCGCCGACGAGCAGGTCACCCTGGCGGGCACCGCCTCGGACGACGGCTGGGGCTACCGCTTCGCGCTGAACGACTCCGTGGTGCTGGAGCGGTTCGACCTCTCCAGCCCGGGGGAGCAGTCCAACCAGCGCGACTTCTCCACCGAGCTGACAGTGGCCGACGGCGACACCCTGCTGGTCGAGTTCTCGGACTCCAACGGCAACGTGCTGGTGGGCTACGTGCCCGTGGTCCTGGACCAGCTCGCCCCCGAGGTGACCTTCGAGGAGCTCACCGACGGCGAGGTGATCACCGAGGACCGCGAGATCACCGTGGCCGCCGAGGACGACAACCTCGCCACCTTCCTGGTGGGCCTGGACGGTGAGGTGGTCTCCAGCCAGGCCACGGATCTCACCGTTCGCGAGCATGCCTTCGAGGACGTCCTGATCGACCTGCGCGAGCTGGAGCCCTTCGCCACCGCAGCCGCGGCCGAGGTGGAGCAGACCCGCTTGGAGGCCGTGGTGGACACCGCCGACCTCGCACCGGGCGAGCACACCCTGACCGTGATCTCCACCGATCTGGCCGGCAACCGCACGGTCGAGTCGCGGGTGTTCACGATCGACTCCCGCCTGGAGATCGAGGGCCCCGAGGCCATCGAGCTCGAGGTGCACCGTGAGCTGCTGGGCGATCAGGCGGCTCTGGCCGACCTGGCCCTGGCGGACCTCCAGGCCGTGCTCGACGGTGACGCGGAGGCCGCCGAGGCCGCCGGTGCCACGCTCTCCATCGCACCGAACCAGGTGCTGGTCGAGGGCGAGAACACGGTCACCGTGATCGCCACCGATGCTGATGGCCGCACTGCGGAGCGCGAGCTGACGGTGACGATCACGCTGAAGGAGGTGACCCTCACCGATGGTGACGTCACCGCCACCTCCACCTTCCGCTCCGACGACGCGCTCACCGCGAGGATCACGACGGAGGACGGCGACCGGGTCCTCACCATCACCAACAGCGAGGAGTTCGCCTCCCTGCAGTCCGTGATCACGGTGCCCGGCGTCGAAGGATCCAGCGTGATCCGGGTGCTGCCGGACGGCCAGGAGGTCGCGGTCCCGGTGACCTGGGCCGATGGCACCCTCACCTTCGAGGGCCCGTCCAAGGGCACCTACCGGATCGTGGAGCCTTCCGCGCCCGGTGGCCCCGGTGACACCCCCGGTGGCGGGGCGCCCGGCAAGCCCGGCGATACTCCTGGCGGGGGGACGCCCGGCAAGCCCGGTGACACCCCCGGTGAGGGCAAGCCCGGCGACACCCCCGGCAAGCCCGGTGAGAAGCCGGGTGGCGGGAAGCCCGGTGACACCCCCGGCCGAGGCAATGACCACCGCCCCGGTGGTCCGCTGGCCCGCACCGGCATGGAGGCCTGGGGCATGGCCGCTGCGGCGCTGGCCCTCCTGGGCGGCGGTGCCCTGATGGTGGGGCTGCGACGCCGCTGA
- the rplJ gene encoding 50S ribosomal protein L10: protein MANPEKVDAVAEIAELFRDSDAAVVTEYRGLSVDQLKQLRRALGSETTYAVVKNTLTEIAAREAGIDVFEGQLSGPTAIAFIKGEPVEPAKALRDFAKEHDQLVIKSGYFEGNLLSVADVQKLADLESREVLLAKAAGAMKASMSKAAAVFQAPLSKAARTVDALRAKQEA from the coding sequence ATGGCGAACCCCGAGAAGGTGGACGCCGTCGCGGAGATCGCGGAACTGTTCCGTGACTCCGACGCCGCCGTCGTCACCGAGTACCGCGGGCTCAGCGTGGACCAGCTCAAGCAGCTGCGTCGCGCTCTGGGCTCCGAGACGACTTACGCCGTGGTGAAGAACACGCTGACCGAGATCGCCGCCCGCGAGGCCGGTATCGACGTCTTCGAGGGCCAGCTCAGCGGCCCCACCGCCATCGCCTTCATCAAGGGTGAGCCGGTGGAGCCCGCCAAGGCCCTGCGTGACTTCGCCAAGGAGCATGACCAGCTCGTCATCAAGTCCGGCTACTTCGAGGGCAACCTGCTCTCGGTGGCCGACGTGCAGAAGCTCGCGGACCTCGAGTCCCGCGAGGTCCTGCTGGCCAAGGCCGCCGGCGCCATGAAGGCGTCGATGTCCAAGGCTGCCGCCGTGTTCCAGGCGCCGCTGTCCAAGGCAGCGCGCACCGTGGACGCGCTGCGGGCCAAGCAGGAGGCCTGA
- the rplL gene encoding 50S ribosomal protein L7/L12, with the protein MAKLSTDELIEAFKEMSLIELSEFVKQFEEVFDVTAAAPVAVAAAGGAAAGGEAAAEEEKTEFDVILESAGSGKIGVIKEVRALTSLGLKEAKDVVDNAPKAVLEGVKKEDADAAKEKLEAAGATVTVK; encoded by the coding sequence ATGGCGAAGCTCAGCACCGACGAGCTCATCGAAGCTTTCAAGGAGATGTCCCTCATCGAGCTCTCCGAGTTCGTGAAGCAGTTCGAGGAGGTCTTCGACGTCACCGCCGCCGCCCCCGTGGCCGTCGCCGCCGCTGGTGGCGCCGCCGCCGGTGGCGAGGCCGCCGCCGAGGAGGAGAAGACCGAGTTCGACGTCATCCTCGAGTCCGCCGGCTCCGGCAAGATCGGCGTCATCAAGGAGGTGCGCGCCCTGACCTCCCTCGGCCTGAAGGAGGCCAAGGATGTCGTGGACAACGCCCCCAAGGCCGTCCTCGAGGGTGTCAAGAAGGAGGACGCCGACGCCGCGAAGGAGAAGCTCGAGGCCGCCGGCGCCACCGTCACCGTCAAGTGA
- the adhE gene encoding bifunctional acetaldehyde-CoA/alcohol dehydrogenase, producing MTGKADSATTAKSTSTASAIDTLADRASEALAAFDSFEQKEITDIVHAMALAGVDQHMPLAKLAVEETGRGLFEDKCVKNIFATEYIWNSIKYNRTVGIIAEDKQKGIIEIAEPVGVVAGVTPVTNPTSTVMFKCLISIMTRNPIVFAFHPSAQQCSAAAATVMRDAAVAAGAPEHCIQWIEQPSLEATDALLNHPKVALTLATGGSGMVKAAYSTGKPALGVGPGNVPVYIEKSAKISRAVNDLLISKTFDNGMICASEQAIIVDEEIAEQILEEFQAYGAHVVTEAERKKLEDFMVTEKGGIAASVVGQSAEDIASGAGIEVAKGTKLLIAPIDGVGEDHPLSREKLCPVLAMLTVPGKKEGFDLAQKMLEFGGLGHTAVIHTSDNAIEREYGLRMKACRIIVNAPSALGGIGDVYNGLLPSLTLGCGSYGHNSVSRNVSAVDLINVKRIAERRNNMQWFKVPPKTYFERYSVQYLQKMPEIKRVFIVTDPGMVQFGYVDVLIDHLKQRREEVAWTIFSDVEPNPTSTTVFKGAQWMRDFEPDCIIALGGGSAMDAAKGMWLFYEHPEASYFGMKQKFMDIRKRTYRFPKLGQKAEFVAIPTTSGTGSECTPFAVITDAETHVKYPLADYALTPSVAIVDAQFVDTVPRRTAADSGLDALTHAIESYVSVMASDYTRGLSIRAAQLIFENLRAAVLENDMDAKEKMHNASAMAGMAFANAFLGIVHSLSHKCGAEFGIAHGRTNAIFLPHVIRYNATKPYKHAIFPKYENYRADKDLADFARFMGFPATTTEEGVQSLIDEVSKLAEDLGIELSLKANGATQEHLDQVIDELAYRAFEDQCTPANPKVNIRLAGVR from the coding sequence ATGACCGGCAAAGCCGACAGCGCGACCACCGCCAAGAGCACCTCCACCGCGTCCGCCATCGACACCCTCGCCGACCGCGCCTCCGAGGCACTGGCCGCCTTCGACTCCTTCGAGCAGAAGGAGATCACCGACATCGTGCACGCCATGGCCCTGGCCGGCGTGGACCAGCACATGCCGCTGGCGAAGCTGGCCGTCGAGGAGACCGGCCGCGGCCTCTTCGAGGACAAGTGCGTCAAGAACATCTTCGCCACCGAGTACATCTGGAACTCCATCAAGTACAACCGCACCGTCGGGATCATCGCCGAGGACAAGCAGAAGGGCATCATCGAGATCGCCGAGCCCGTCGGCGTGGTCGCGGGCGTCACCCCCGTCACCAACCCCACCTCGACGGTCATGTTCAAGTGCCTGATCTCGATCATGACCCGCAACCCGATCGTGTTCGCCTTCCACCCCAGCGCCCAGCAGTGCTCCGCCGCTGCGGCCACGGTGATGCGCGATGCGGCTGTCGCAGCCGGCGCCCCCGAGCACTGCATCCAGTGGATCGAGCAGCCCTCCCTGGAGGCCACCGACGCCCTGCTGAACCACCCCAAGGTGGCGCTCACCCTGGCCACCGGTGGATCCGGCATGGTCAAGGCCGCCTACTCCACCGGCAAGCCTGCGCTCGGTGTGGGCCCCGGCAACGTGCCCGTCTACATCGAGAAGAGCGCCAAGATCTCCCGGGCCGTCAACGACCTGCTGATCTCCAAGACCTTCGACAACGGCATGATCTGCGCCTCGGAGCAGGCGATCATCGTGGACGAGGAGATCGCCGAGCAGATCCTCGAGGAGTTCCAGGCCTACGGGGCCCACGTGGTCACCGAGGCCGAGCGCAAGAAGCTCGAGGACTTCATGGTCACCGAGAAGGGCGGCATCGCCGCCTCGGTGGTGGGCCAGAGCGCCGAGGACATCGCCAGTGGAGCCGGCATCGAGGTGGCCAAGGGCACCAAGCTGCTGATCGCCCCCATCGACGGCGTGGGCGAGGACCACCCGCTCTCCCGCGAGAAGCTCTGCCCGGTGCTGGCCATGCTCACGGTGCCCGGGAAGAAGGAGGGCTTCGACCTGGCCCAGAAGATGCTGGAGTTCGGCGGCCTCGGCCACACCGCGGTCATCCACACCTCCGACAACGCCATCGAGCGCGAGTACGGGCTGCGGATGAAGGCCTGCCGCATCATCGTCAACGCCCCCAGCGCCCTGGGCGGCATCGGCGACGTGTACAACGGCCTGCTGCCCTCGCTCACCCTGGGCTGCGGCTCCTACGGCCACAACTCGGTCTCCCGCAACGTCAGCGCGGTGGACCTCATCAACGTCAAGCGGATCGCGGAACGGCGGAACAACATGCAGTGGTTCAAGGTGCCCCCGAAGACCTACTTCGAGCGGTACTCCGTGCAGTACCTGCAGAAGATGCCCGAGATCAAGCGGGTGTTCATCGTGACCGACCCGGGCATGGTCCAGTTCGGCTACGTGGACGTGCTGATCGACCACCTCAAGCAGCGCCGTGAGGAGGTCGCCTGGACGATCTTCTCGGACGTGGAGCCCAACCCCACCTCCACCACCGTGTTCAAGGGCGCCCAGTGGATGCGGGACTTCGAGCCGGACTGCATCATCGCCCTCGGCGGTGGCTCCGCGATGGACGCCGCGAAGGGTATGTGGCTGTTCTACGAGCACCCCGAGGCCAGCTACTTCGGCATGAAGCAGAAGTTCATGGACATCCGCAAGCGCACCTACCGCTTCCCCAAGCTGGGGCAGAAGGCGGAGTTCGTCGCGATCCCCACCACCTCGGGCACCGGCTCGGAGTGCACCCCCTTCGCGGTGATCACCGATGCGGAGACACACGTGAAGTACCCGCTGGCCGACTACGCGCTCACCCCGAGCGTGGCGATCGTGGACGCCCAGTTCGTGGACACCGTGCCGCGGCGCACCGCGGCCGACTCCGGCCTGGACGCCCTCACCCACGCGATCGAGTCGTACGTGTCGGTGATGGCGAGCGACTACACCCGGGGCCTCTCGATCAGGGCGGCGCAGCTGATCTTCGAGAACCTGCGGGCAGCCGTGCTGGAGAACGACATGGACGCCAAGGAGAAGATGCACAATGCCTCGGCGATGGCCGGCATGGCCTTCGCCAACGCGTTCCTGGGCATCGTCCACTCCCTATCCCACAAGTGCGGTGCGGAGTTCGGAATCGCCCACGGCCGCACCAACGCGATCTTCCTGCCTCACGTGATCCGGTACAACGCCACCAAGCCCTACAAGCACGCGATCTTCCCGAAGTACGAGAACTACCGGGCCGACAAGGACCTGGCCGACTTCGCGCGGTTCATGGGCTTCCCGGCCACCACCACGGAGGAGGGCGTGCAGTCGCTGATCGACGAGGTGAGCAAGCTGGCCGAGGACCTGGGCATCGAGCTCAGCCTGAAGGCCAACGGCGCCACCCAGGAGCACCTGGACCAGGTGATCGACGAGCTCGCTTACCGGGCCTTCGAGGACCAGTGCACCCCGGCCAACCCCAAGGTGAATATTCGCCTCGCTGGGGTCCGCTGA